The genomic interval TCTCCGAGGAGCGCGGCGCGATCTCGGCCGCGCGGCACGGAGCACTGCAGGCGGTCGAGAGCGCGGCGGACCTGGAGCGCCTGATCGCCGCGTTCCACCGCGAGCGACGCGCGCTGCGCGGCTCGCGCCCGAGCCTGCGCGGCGCGCTGCAGGGACACCGGCTGGAGAAGGCCGCGGCGCTCGTGCTCGCGCTCGCGCTCTGGCTGGTCGTGGCGGGCGCGGGACCGGAGCGCGCGGTCGCGGCCGGCCAGGCCGAAGGCGCGCGCAGCAGCGCGAGCGCGAAGCGCTAGGCGGGAAAGCGCGCGGACGCGCGCAGGCCCAGACGGGCGAGCCGGAACTCGACGCCGGTCGCCAGACAGCCGAGCCCGTAGCGCACGCTGCGCGAGAAGTTGATCGACGAGGCCTCGGGAAAGTACAGCGTCGGGCAGGTGATCTCGGCGATCTCGGAGCCGCGCCAGAGGATCTCGGCCAGCATCTGGTTGTCGAAGAGGAAGTCGTCGGAGTTCTCGTCGAGCGGAAGCGCGCGCAGCAGCTCCGCCGAGAACGCGCGGTAGCCGGTGTGGAACTCCGAGAGCTTCGAGCCGAGCAGCCAGTTCTCGGCGAGCGTGAGCACGCGGTTCGAGACGTACTTCCAGATCGGCATCCCGCCGCGCAGCGCGCCGCCGCCGAGGATGCGCGAGCCGAGCACGCACGGATAGACGTCGCCGCCGACCAGCGCCACC from Deltaproteobacteria bacterium carries:
- a CDS encoding glycosyltransferase family 2 protein gives rise to the protein MYRDRRVVVVMPAYNAARTLRRTYEEVMAQGIVDELIVVDDASTDETARIAATLAKTKLIVHERNSGYGANQKTCYRAALAAGADVVVMVHPDYQYTPKLLPAMVALVGGDVYPCVLGSRILGGGALRGGMPIWKYVSNRVLTLAENWLLGSKLSEFHTGYRAFSAELLRALPLDENSDDFLFDNQMLAEILWRGSEIAEITCPTLYFPEASSINFSRSVRYGLGCLATGVEFRLARLGLRASARFPA